The following nucleotide sequence is from Pedobacter sp. PACM 27299.
GTTTTAGATACAAGTAAAGAACTCTCTCTTATTAACTCGATCTCCTCTGGAGATTTGTAATAGATCTTAGACATACTATATTTTAGATCACTGCGTTGCTACCAGTTGTTGCAGCAGGAATTCCTGTGCGACCGGTAACTCTACCTGTTTTCATTAAACCATCATAATGACGCATTAACAAATAACTTTCAATTTGTTGCAATGTATCTAATACCACACCTACCAGGATCAACAAAGAAGTTCCGCCATAGAAATGGGCAAATTCTGACTTGATACCGAATTTAACGGCTACTGAAGGAAGTACAGCAATGATGGCTAAGAAAACTGCACCTGGGAAGGTGATCTTCGAAATTACATCATCTATGAAGCTTGAGGTAGCCAGACCTGGTTTGATACCAGGAATGAATCCACCGTTCTTCTTCATGTCGTCCGACATTTGAGTAGGGTTAACGGTAATTGCAGTATAAAAGAATGTGAATGCAATAATTAAAAATCCAAAAGTTAAGCTATACGCTAATGAAGTATAGTCACTGAACTGAATCAACCAGGTGTTCTGTAAAGAAGGAAAGAACTGAGGAATGAATCCAGGGATAAACATCAATGCTTGAGCAAAGATAATCGGCATTACACCGGCAGCATTCACTTTTAAAGGAATGTACTGTCTTACCCCACCAAACTGTCTGTTACCAACTATCCTTTTTGCATATTGAACCGGTACTTTACGTACACCCTGAACAATCATGATGGTAAACATCACTACTGCAAATAAAGCCACAATTTCAAGAACAAGAGCGATTAAGCCACCGTCCCCAACGAACCTAGAAGTGATCTCCTGGTATAAAGCAATTGGCAATCTGGCAATAATACCAACCATAATGATTAGTGAAATACCATTTCCAATACCTTTATCGGTGATTTTCTCACCCAACCACATCACAAACAATGTACCAGCAGCCAACACGAATGTTGCCATTACATAGAACAAAGCATGATCAATAACGATTGCTTCAACAGGAACTTGTGTTTTAACATAACCAACGGCCTGAACAGCAGTAATGGCTACGGTTAGATAACGCGTAATCTGATTTAGTTTCTTCCTGCCACTTTCACCCTCCTTTTGCATTTTCTGGAATGAAGGAACAGCAATACCTAATAGCTGAACTACAATTGAGGCAGAAATATAAGGCATAACACCCAAGGCAAGGATAGATACCCGTGAAAACGAACCTCCGGCAAACATATCCAAGAGACCTAAAAGACCAGACTTTTCATTATTGCCTAAAAGAGTTGCGTCAACACCTGGTAGCACCACATGAGATACAAATCTATAAACCAAAAGAATCATGAGCGTAAATACAATACGCTCTTTCAATTCTTGAATTTTCCAAATATTACTTAAAGTAGTAAACAGCTTCTTCATTAATTACAATTAATTACAATTTTTCGATTGAGCCTCCAACAGCCTCAATAGCTTGTTGTGCGGTAGCAGAAAAAGCATGAGCTTTAACTTCTAACTTAGATTTAACTTCACCACGGCCTAGTACTTTTACCAGGTCATTTTTGTGAGCTAAACCATGGTCTTGCAATGTAGCAAAATCAATTGTAGTTAGATTAAATTTCTCAGCTAATGCTTGAATTACGTCTAAGTTTACACTTACGTACTCTACGCGGTTAATAGGTTTGAAACCAACCTTAGGTACGCGACGTTGCAATGGCATTTGACCACCTTCAAAACCGATTTTGGTTTTGTGACCAGAACGAGATCCAGCACCTTTGTGACCACGTGTCGATGTTCCGCCACGTCCAGAACCGGTACCACGACCAATTCTCTTAACATTCTTTGTAGAACCTTTTGCAGGTTTCAGATTACTTAAGTTCATTTTTTGAAACTTATGTTGCCCTTCGCTTTCACTAATCAGGGACAACGGTTAAACATATTTAAAGGTTGCAAATGTAATTATATAAACCACATTTACAACCTTTAAAAATTTATATACTCTCTATAGCAACTAAGTGATTCACTTTTCTCACCATTCCGATGATGGCAGCGTTAGCTTCCACTTCTACACTTTGGTTCATTTTAGTTAAACCTAATGCTTTCATCGTTCTTTTTTGGCGTTCGCTTCTATCGATAATGCTTTTTACCTGGGTTATTTTGATCTTAGCCATAATATTATCCGTTAAAAACTTTATTTAAATCAATACCACGTTGCTGAGCGATGGTATAAGCATCACGCATCTTAGTTAAAGCATCTACTGTTGCTTTTACCACGTTGTGAGGATTTGATGAACCTTTAGACTTTGCCAATACGTTGTGTACACCGGCACTCTCTAATACTGCACGCATTGCACCACCTGCAATAACACCTGTACCTACTGCTGCTGGTTTGATTAATACAAAACCACCTGAGAATTTACCGATTTGCTCATGAGGAACAGTACCGTTTAATAGAGGAACTTTTACCAAGTTCTTTTTAGCATCATCGATACCTTTAGCAATCGCTTCAGTCACCTCTTTTGCTTTACCTAATCCGTAACCTACGATTCCGTTTTCATCTCCAACAACCACGATGGCTGAGAAGCTGAAAGTACGTCCACCTTTGGTTACTTTGGCAACACGTTGTATGCTAACTAAACGATCTTTTAATTCGATCTCGCTAGTCTTTACTCTTTTTATATTGATAGTTGACATTCTTACCTATTTTCAGATTAAAATACTAAACCAGCTTCGCGAGCACCTTCTGCCAACGATTTAACACGTCCATGGTACAAATAACCATTTCTGTCGAAAACTACTTCTTTAATCCCAGCTGCAATAGCTTTTTCAGCTACTAATTTACCAACAGCTACTGATTGCTCAGATTTGTTTCCAGTTCCAGAAAAGTCTTTTGATAAAGACGAAGCTGATACAATTGTATTACCGGTTACGTCGTTAATGATTTGAGCATAAATTCCTTTATTGCTTCTATATACCGATAGACGTGGACGGCTTTCAGAACCTGTTAATCTTTTTCTGATTCCCTTTTTTATACGATCTCTACGAGATAATTTTTTTCCTGCCATTTTGATTATTTTTTAGAAGCTGATTTACCTGCTTTTCTTCTTAACACTTCACCTACAAACTTGATACCTTTACCTTTATATGGCTCAGGAGTACGTAACGAGCGGATTTTTGCTGCTACTTGACCGATCAATTGTTTGTCAATACTTTCTAAAATGATTTTAGGAGTCTGACCTTTTTCCGAGGTAGTTGTTACTTTAATTTCTTCCGGCAATTGGAATACATAGTGGTGAGAATAACCCAGAACTAAGTCTAAAGTGTTTCCTGTGTTTGTAGCACGGTAACCAACACCTACTAATTCCTGAGAAATTTTATATCCTTCTGTAACACCAACAACCATATTGTTTAGCAATGAACGGTATAAACCGTGTAAAGCTTTGTGTCTTTTCTGCTCTGAGGGACGAGTTACAGTAACTACGCCATCTTCCTGACTTACAGTGATATCAGAATCAACTGCTTGAGTCAATTCTCCTTTTGGTCCTTTAACAGTTACTACGTTATCGTTAGATACAGTAATTGTTACACCTGAAGGTACATTAATTGGGGCTTTTCCTATTCTTGACATTTTGTTATCCTCCTTTAATTAATAAACGTGACACAAAACTTCGCCACCAATGTTCAGTTTGGCTGCTTCTTTATCTGTCATTACACCTTTAGATGTAGACAAGATGGCGATACCTAAACCGTTTAATACTCTTGGCATATTTTCTACGCCGGCATATTGCCTTAAACCTGGTTTGCTGATACGGGTTAATGTACGGATTGCAGGAATTTTAGTGATCGCATTGTATTTCAAAGCGATTTTAATTGTTCCTTGAACCGTAGTATCTTCAAATTTGTAGTTAGCAATGTAACCTTTGTCAAAAAGAACTTTAGTAATTTCTTTTTTAAGATTTGATGCAGGAATTTCTACAATTCTGTGATTTGCCTTGATGGCATTTCTTACTCTTGTAAGGTAATCTGCTATTGGATCTGTATTCATTTTTATTTAATTGTGACGGTGGTTTCCTTCCTATTTCATTCGGGACGACCTTCCATCGGTTAATTTTTTTGTT
It contains:
- the rplO gene encoding 50S ribosomal protein L15, which translates into the protein MNLSNLKPAKGSTKNVKRIGRGTGSGRGGTSTRGHKGAGSRSGHKTKIGFEGGQMPLQRRVPKVGFKPINRVEYVSVNLDVIQALAEKFNLTTIDFATLQDHGLAHKNDLVKVLGRGEVKSKLEVKAHAFSATAQQAIEAVGGSIEKL
- the rplR gene encoding 50S ribosomal protein L18; its protein translation is MAGKKLSRRDRIKKGIRKRLTGSESRPRLSVYRSNKGIYAQIINDVTGNTIVSASSLSKDFSGTGNKSEQSVAVGKLVAEKAIAAGIKEVVFDRNGYLYHGRVKSLAEGAREAGLVF
- the secY gene encoding preprotein translocase subunit SecY, encoding MKKLFTTLSNIWKIQELKERIVFTLMILLVYRFVSHVVLPGVDATLLGNNEKSGLLGLLDMFAGGSFSRVSILALGVMPYISASIVVQLLGIAVPSFQKMQKEGESGRKKLNQITRYLTVAITAVQAVGYVKTQVPVEAIVIDHALFYVMATFVLAAGTLFVMWLGEKITDKGIGNGISLIIMVGIIARLPIALYQEITSRFVGDGGLIALVLEIVALFAVVMFTIMIVQGVRKVPVQYAKRIVGNRQFGGVRQYIPLKVNAAGVMPIIFAQALMFIPGFIPQFFPSLQNTWLIQFSDYTSLAYSLTFGFLIIAFTFFYTAITVNPTQMSDDMKKNGGFIPGIKPGLATSSFIDDVISKITFPGAVFLAIIAVLPSVAVKFGIKSEFAHFYGGTSLLILVGVVLDTLQQIESYLLMRHYDGLMKTGRVTGRTGIPAATTGSNAVI
- the rpsH gene encoding 30S ribosomal protein S8, whose protein sequence is MNTDPIADYLTRVRNAIKANHRIVEIPASNLKKEITKVLFDKGYIANYKFEDTTVQGTIKIALKYNAITKIPAIRTLTRISKPGLRQYAGVENMPRVLNGLGIAILSTSKGVMTDKEAAKLNIGGEVLCHVY
- the rpmD gene encoding 50S ribosomal protein L30, whose protein sequence is MAKIKITQVKSIIDRSERQKRTMKALGLTKMNQSVEVEANAAIIGMVRKVNHLVAIESI
- the rpsE gene encoding 30S ribosomal protein S5, giving the protein MSTINIKRVKTSEIELKDRLVSIQRVAKVTKGGRTFSFSAIVVVGDENGIVGYGLGKAKEVTEAIAKGIDDAKKNLVKVPLLNGTVPHEQIGKFSGGFVLIKPAAVGTGVIAGGAMRAVLESAGVHNVLAKSKGSSNPHNVVKATVDALTKMRDAYTIAQQRGIDLNKVFNG
- the rplF gene encoding 50S ribosomal protein L6; amino-acid sequence: MSRIGKAPINVPSGVTITVSNDNVVTVKGPKGELTQAVDSDITVSQEDGVVTVTRPSEQKRHKALHGLYRSLLNNMVVGVTEGYKISQELVGVGYRATNTGNTLDLVLGYSHHYVFQLPEEIKVTTTSEKGQTPKIILESIDKQLIGQVAAKIRSLRTPEPYKGKGIKFVGEVLRRKAGKSASKK